The following are from one region of the Cloacibacterium sp. TD35 genome:
- a CDS encoding SulP family inorganic anion transporter yields MDLHLDRTFKYYWLMFKRHDLSAGLTVFLVALPLCLGVALASGAPLYSGILSGIIGGIVVGVLSGSDLAVSGPAAGLTTVVAASIISLGDFQTFLLTVIIAGVFQILLGVLKLGVFASYFPSSVIKGMMAAIGIILISKQIPLALGYNQPDFWTSGFVQIFTSKNFLGNLVEFNSHITRGAVFISVISLAILVLMKKPQFQKYNMIPAPLLVVAFGILINFLMNQFGSSYALKPNQLVSIPENMFAEIKFPEFSKILNNQEIWKDGILIGILATLETLLCIEAMDKLDRHNRITPVNRELIAQGIGNFLCGLLGAVPLTAVVVRGSANIEAGAKTKVSAFMHGIFLLLSVLLIPFLINMIPYASLSAILIITGFGLTRVEIYKHLFKLGLKQFIPFIATIIIILVTDLLIGVSIGLLISIYYIIKENFKENYEIEKTHFQGIDQYKLKLHSNVTFINKVKIKNALDKVPAYSVLTIDGSEIHFIDYDVLEIISDFKNKAHDRHIQLQMINIETVETAAISH; encoded by the coding sequence ATGGATTTGCATCTTGATAGAACGTTTAAGTATTATTGGTTAATGTTTAAGAGACACGATTTATCAGCAGGTCTCACGGTTTTTCTAGTTGCACTTCCCTTGTGTCTGGGTGTAGCATTAGCTTCTGGAGCACCACTTTATTCAGGAATTTTATCAGGTATTATCGGTGGAATTGTAGTAGGTGTTTTGAGCGGTTCAGATTTAGCCGTTTCTGGTCCTGCTGCAGGTTTAACCACGGTTGTAGCAGCATCTATCATTAGTTTAGGTGATTTTCAAACCTTTTTATTAACCGTTATTATAGCTGGCGTATTCCAAATTTTGTTAGGCGTTTTAAAACTGGGTGTTTTTGCCAGTTATTTTCCTAGTTCTGTGATTAAAGGAATGATGGCTGCTATAGGAATTATATTGATTTCTAAACAAATTCCATTGGCATTAGGTTATAATCAACCCGATTTTTGGACCAGTGGTTTTGTACAAATCTTTACCTCTAAAAATTTCTTAGGAAACCTGGTAGAGTTTAATTCTCATATTACCAGAGGTGCGGTTTTTATTTCTGTGATTTCCTTAGCGATTTTAGTTCTGATGAAGAAACCCCAGTTTCAAAAATACAATATGATTCCTGCTCCACTTTTGGTGGTTGCTTTTGGAATTTTAATCAATTTTTTAATGAATCAATTCGGTTCTTCTTATGCTTTAAAGCCAAATCAATTGGTTAGTATTCCAGAAAATATGTTCGCAGAAATTAAGTTTCCTGAATTTTCTAAAATCTTGAATAATCAAGAAATTTGGAAAGACGGGATTCTCATAGGAATTTTGGCAACGCTAGAGACTTTGCTATGTATAGAAGCAATGGACAAACTAGACCGTCACAACAGAATAACCCCTGTAAATCGTGAATTGATTGCACAGGGAATTGGTAATTTTCTATGCGGACTTTTAGGTGCTGTTCCACTCACCGCTGTAGTTGTAAGAGGTTCTGCCAATATAGAAGCTGGCGCAAAGACTAAAGTCTCAGCCTTCATGCATGGAATATTTTTATTACTCTCTGTACTACTGATTCCGTTTTTGATTAACATGATTCCGTATGCTTCTTTATCTGCTATTTTGATTATTACAGGTTTTGGACTCACGAGAGTTGAGATTTATAAACATCTTTTCAAACTCGGTTTAAAACAATTTATTCCTTTTATTGCAACCATTATCATTATCCTTGTAACAGACTTATTAATAGGTGTTTCTATCGGTTTATTGATTTCTATTTATTACATCATCAAAGAAAATTTCAAAGAAAACTACGAAATAGAAAAAACACATTTTCAAGGTATTGACCAATATAAATTGAAACTTCACAGCAATGTAACCTTTATTAATAAAGTAAAAATTAAAAATGCTTTGGATAAAGTTCCCGCTTATTCTGTATTAACTATTGACGGCTCCGAAATCCATTTTATAGACTATGATGTTTTAGAAATTATCTCAGATTTCAAAAATAAAGCACATGACAGACACATTCAGCTTCAAATGATTAATATAGAAACCGTAGAAACTGCAGCGATTTCTCATTAG
- a CDS encoding S46 family peptidase, with amino-acid sequence MLKKTFIIATLFQAAAFFGQQYGGMWIPTEINEKEMKSLGMKIKAQDIWNTEKPSIKDAVVQFDGGCTAEIISPKGLLLTNHHCGYDNIQSHSTVENDLLTNGFWAKNMGEELPNPGVTVDFVTDIKEITQDILGNTSSLSGADLTKKINENIDTYKKSQKIESYQSIIVRPMFAGNKYYAFVVETYEDIRLVGAPPQSIGKFGSDTDNWVWPRHTGDFSMFRIYADKNNKPAEYSKDNIPFTPKHFLPISVKDIKENDFTFVFGFPGRTNEYLPSVAIEKIITDTNPARIEVRDIALKTLDEKMRADDATRIKYSSKYASVANYWKKWIGETKGLKKSNAVAKKQAYESSLVAKNSEIKTSLDEFKKLYDQQAPYALNNAYYNEILRNAETLTLANLYYTFVQNYEAGKVDNKTVQGFKNRLSGIYKDYDGELDAKVTAKLLALYANKTAPEFLPEGFAQFKDVNQNLQILENWSRNSVISGRNAVNGATVYSNVDQVFSNLLELVKTLKADPIYQTLTKMRETYVAKADAQYVGLQSKIDALQKKYLAQMMATDTERKFFPDANSTLRVTYGKVKGSNPADAISYHYETTLDGVMEKYVPGDYEFDVPQKLIQLYNTKGYGDYKNAAGKIPLAFTATNHTTGGNSGSPALDKKGNLIGLNFDRQWEGTMSDINFDPRFSRNIMVQTKYILFIIDKFAGARWLLDEMKIVK; translated from the coding sequence ATGCTTAAGAAAACGTTTATTATAGCGACATTATTTCAGGCTGCTGCTTTTTTTGGTCAGCAATACGGCGGAATGTGGATTCCTACTGAAATTAATGAAAAAGAGATGAAATCTCTGGGAATGAAAATCAAAGCCCAAGACATTTGGAACACTGAAAAACCGAGTATTAAAGACGCTGTGGTTCAGTTTGACGGAGGTTGTACTGCAGAAATTATTTCACCAAAAGGTTTATTATTAACCAATCACCACTGCGGTTATGATAACATCCAAAGCCATTCTACCGTAGAAAATGATTTATTGACCAATGGATTTTGGGCAAAAAACATGGGCGAAGAATTGCCAAACCCTGGCGTTACCGTAGATTTTGTTACGGATATTAAAGAAATTACTCAAGATATTTTAGGCAATACCTCTTCATTAAGCGGAGCAGATTTGACTAAAAAAATCAATGAAAATATAGACACTTACAAGAAATCTCAAAAAATAGAATCTTACCAAAGTATTATTGTAAGACCTATGTTTGCAGGGAATAAATATTATGCATTTGTAGTAGAAACCTATGAAGACATTAGATTAGTAGGAGCACCACCACAAAGCATTGGTAAATTCGGTTCTGATACGGATAACTGGGTATGGCCAAGACATACTGGCGATTTTTCTATGTTTAGAATTTATGCTGACAAAAACAACAAACCAGCGGAATATTCTAAAGATAATATTCCTTTTACTCCAAAACATTTCTTACCGATTTCTGTAAAAGACATTAAAGAAAATGATTTCACTTTTGTTTTCGGATTTCCAGGCAGAACCAATGAATATTTGCCAAGCGTAGCGATTGAAAAAATCATCACAGATACCAATCCTGCGAGAATTGAAGTAAGAGACATCGCACTTAAAACGCTAGACGAAAAAATGCGTGCTGATGATGCCACCAGAATTAAATATTCATCTAAATACGCTTCTGTAGCCAACTATTGGAAAAAATGGATTGGCGAAACAAAAGGTCTTAAAAAATCAAATGCTGTTGCCAAAAAACAAGCTTATGAAAGTTCTCTAGTGGCTAAAAATTCAGAAATTAAAACGTCTCTTGATGAATTTAAAAAACTGTATGACCAACAAGCGCCTTACGCTTTAAACAATGCTTATTACAATGAAATTCTAAGAAATGCCGAAACATTAACGCTTGCTAATCTGTATTATACTTTTGTACAAAATTATGAAGCAGGGAAAGTAGATAACAAAACTGTTCAAGGATTCAAAAACAGACTTTCTGGCATTTATAAAGATTATGATGGCGAATTAGATGCTAAAGTAACCGCTAAACTTTTGGCTTTATACGCCAATAAAACAGCACCAGAATTTTTACCAGAAGGTTTTGCTCAATTTAAAGATGTGAACCAAAATCTTCAAATCCTTGAAAACTGGAGCAGAAATTCTGTGATTTCAGGAAGAAATGCGGTAAACGGAGCTACGGTTTATTCTAATGTAGACCAAGTTTTTTCTAATCTTCTAGAATTGGTAAAAACTTTAAAAGCTGACCCTATTTATCAGACTTTAACCAAAATGAGAGAAACTTATGTAGCTAAAGCAGATGCTCAATATGTAGGTTTACAAAGTAAAATAGACGCTTTACAAAAAAAATATTTAGCGCAAATGATGGCTACAGATACCGAAAGAAAATTCTTCCCAGATGCCAACTCTACGTTGAGAGTAACATACGGAAAAGTAAAAGGTTCTAATCCTGCAGATGCGATTTCTTACCACTATGAAACCACTCTAGACGGTGTAATGGAAAAATATGTTCCAGGAGATTATGAATTTGATGTTCCACAAAAATTGATTCAGTTGTACAACACCAAAGGTTATGGCGATTATAAAAATGCTGCAGGAAAAATCCCATTAGCATTTACTGCTACCAATCACACTACAGGTGGAAACTCAGGAAGCCCAGCTCTTGACAAAAAAGGAAATCTTATCGGTTTAAATTTTGACAGACAATGGGAAGGTACCATGAGCGACATTAATTTCGATCCTAGATTCAGCAGAAATATTATGGTTCAGACCAAGTATATTTTATTTATCATTGATAAATTTGCTGGAGCAAGATGGTTATTAGACGAAATGAAAATTGTGAAATAA